Genomic DNA from Veillonella criceti:
ACGGGGAATGCAGATGTAAATTTAGCCCGTGGTTATCAGACTTTAGATGCGGATAAAGCCTTACAATATGTGCGGTATGTAGATAATGATAATAATGCTTTTAGTCGGACACAGCGACAAGAACGTTTGTTAAAACAAGTATTAAGCACGCAAGAAGATACATTTACTATTTTACGAATGTGGCATATATGGCGACTTTGGAGTCATTTTGATACTAATATAGCTACTTCTGATGCTGTTAAATTAGTTATGAATTTAGGTAGTTTATCATCAACTCAAATTCAATATTACATTTTGCCAGGTACAAAAGAAACAATTAATAGTGAAATATATTGGAATTATGATCCGGTAGAAGCACAACAGTTACTAGGAATTACGTTAGGTAACGCTCCTATTGAAGGGGGTAATGATGGTAGTACTAATGAGTCTACTGGTAGTAATGCTAGTAAAGGTAAAGAAGGATAGTTATATTTTATAAAAAGGAGTATTCATGAAAGAGAAACAAGATATTAAAAAAATAACATTAGCGTTGGCACAAGCAGGTTTTGATAAAAAGGGAACTGATATTGAAATTATGGATTTAGAAGGACTATCTAGCTTAGCTGATTATTTTGTCCTTGTTAGTGCCTCTAATGTCAAACAAGCACAAAGCATTGCTGATGAAATTGAAGATAAAGGAGCTGAAGAAGGTGTAACCGTATTACATCGTGAAGGCTATCATGAAGGTGAATGGATTTTATTAGATTTTGGTGATATTATCTGTCATGTTTTTGGTGGCAAAGAAACACGTACTTTTTACGGTTTAGAACAACTTTGGAGCGATGCAGCTCGCGTAGAATTTGTAG
This window encodes:
- the rsfS gene encoding ribosome silencing factor — protein: MKEKQDIKKITLALAQAGFDKKGTDIEIMDLEGLSSLADYFVLVSASNVKQAQSIADEIEDKGAEEGVTVLHREGYHEGEWILLDFGDIICHVFGGKETRTFYGLEQLWSDAARVEFVGA